In bacterium, one DNA window encodes the following:
- a CDS encoding NADH-quinone oxidoreductase subunit B family protein, which yields MLKKLAAKAFPRALWVYHTNCAACNGCDIEIINVLTPYYDAERFGIKLVGSPRHADVLLVTGGVSRQVAPALTRLYEATPDPKLVFAIGSCACGGDVFYDSYNMYGGVDKVIPVQFYVSGCPPRPEAILYGVAVALGLAPKKVAKKVSSDLPDSADFNPPMLDLRK from the coding sequence ATGCTGAAAAAACTGGCTGCCAAGGCTTTTCCCCGGGCGTTGTGGGTCTACCACACCAACTGTGCAGCCTGCAATGGCTGTGATATCGAGATCATCAATGTCCTCACGCCCTACTATGACGCCGAACGCTTCGGCATCAAGCTGGTGGGCTCGCCACGCCACGCCGATGTCCTGTTGGTGACCGGCGGGGTATCCCGGCAGGTCGCTCCCGCGCTGACGCGGCTGTATGAAGCCACGCCGGATCCCAAGCTGGTCTTCGCCATAGGTTCGTGCGCCTGCGGGGGGGATGTCTTTTACGACAGCTACAACATGTACGGTGGTGTGGACAAGGTTATCCCGGTCCAGTTTTATGTCTCGGGCTGCCCACCACGACCTGAAGCGATACTCTATGGCGTCGCTGTGGCCTTGGGACTGGCACCCAAAAAGGTGGCGAAAAAGGTGAGCAGCGATCTGCCCGATTCCGCGGATTTCAACCCGCCGATGCTCGACCTGCGCAAATAA
- a CDS encoding [Fe-Fe] hydrogenase large subunit C-terminal domain-containing protein, translating to MDPIVTTIENRCKRCYLCVRRCPAKAIRVENGQAKVMAERCITCGYCARVCPQGAKRIRDGTVHTRELLASGRETIALLAPSFPAAFTDGRPLQVVAGLRQIGFSRVYEVALGADLVGAEYARLRETGIMPIIITSPCPAVVNFIEKYYPELLLILAPVVSPMIALARLIRTQWHPDAHIVFIGPCIAKKREMEDPKTGGVIQEVLTFQELAALFRDGQIVLNKLPDSPLDGPEAGIGRAFAISGGLLDTAGIPGGTLQNKVIVTEGRDRVLEAIRKVADGNIEAQFLDLLFCEGCINGPQMDNELSVFIRKDRVVHFLHHSEENEPFEKREHWSKKIKPVDLSRDFTWEEISLPLPSEEELAEILAITGKLTPEDELNCGACGYPSCREKAIAVYQGIAEAGMCLPYLIDQLQKTESELTASNVELKHSLETLRKTQAQLLQSEKMASVGQLAAGVAHELNNPLGGILIYTSLLLEKSARDAQETQDLELIRAETERCKKIVRGLLDFSRQTRIEAAIVDLNQILGSTLALVTQQAIFHNIKVEKELDPSLPKVFVDVGQIQQVLLNIILNAVEAMQDRGTLTIKTLHDAERKQVLLRIRDTGSGMTPQVREKIFEPFFTTKPRGVGTGLGLSIAYGIMQRHKGDILVQSAPGEGSEFTLVLPEGEEMVLADAELAGITQS from the coding sequence ATGGATCCCATCGTAACCACCATAGAGAACCGCTGCAAGCGCTGCTATTTGTGCGTTCGCCGCTGTCCGGCCAAGGCCATCCGCGTCGAAAATGGCCAGGCCAAGGTGATGGCGGAACGCTGCATCACCTGTGGCTACTGTGCGCGGGTTTGTCCGCAGGGGGCCAAGCGCATCCGCGATGGGACAGTGCACACACGGGAACTCTTGGCGAGCGGCCGCGAGACCATCGCCCTGCTGGCGCCTTCCTTTCCCGCCGCCTTCACCGATGGGCGTCCTTTGCAGGTGGTGGCGGGTTTGCGCCAGATCGGCTTTTCACGGGTTTATGAGGTGGCGCTAGGGGCGGATCTGGTGGGCGCCGAGTATGCCCGCCTCAGGGAAACCGGCATCATGCCCATCATCATCACCTCGCCCTGCCCCGCAGTCGTTAATTTTATCGAAAAGTACTATCCCGAGCTGCTGCTGATCCTGGCGCCTGTGGTTTCGCCGATGATCGCCCTGGCGCGGCTCATCCGCACCCAGTGGCATCCTGATGCCCACATCGTCTTCATTGGCCCCTGCATCGCGAAAAAGCGCGAGATGGAGGACCCCAAAACCGGCGGCGTCATCCAGGAGGTCCTCACCTTTCAGGAACTGGCGGCGCTGTTCCGTGACGGGCAAATCGTGCTTAACAAGCTGCCGGATAGCCCCCTGGATGGCCCGGAGGCGGGTATTGGCCGGGCCTTTGCCATCTCCGGCGGCCTGCTGGATACAGCCGGAATCCCCGGTGGCACCCTGCAGAACAAGGTCATCGTCACCGAAGGCCGCGATCGCGTGCTCGAAGCGATCCGCAAGGTCGCTGATGGGAACATCGAAGCGCAGTTTCTCGACTTGCTCTTCTGCGAGGGCTGCATCAACGGACCGCAAATGGACAACGAGCTTTCGGTCTTCATCCGCAAGGACCGGGTGGTTCACTTCCTCCATCACTCGGAGGAGAATGAACCCTTCGAAAAACGCGAGCACTGGAGCAAAAAGATCAAGCCCGTCGATCTGAGCCGCGATTTCACCTGGGAGGAGATCTCGCTGCCCCTGCCCTCGGAGGAGGAACTGGCCGAAATTTTGGCGATCACCGGCAAACTTACACCGGAGGATGAACTGAACTGCGGCGCCTGCGGCTATCCAAGCTGCCGGGAAAAGGCCATCGCCGTCTATCAAGGCATCGCCGAGGCGGGGATGTGCCTCCCCTATCTGATCGACCAGCTGCAAAAGACCGAGAGCGAGCTGACCGCCTCCAATGTGGAGCTCAAACATTCACTCGAGACCCTGCGTAAGACCCAGGCCCAGCTGCTTCAGTCGGAAAAGATGGCCTCGGTCGGCCAGCTTGCCGCGGGTGTGGCGCATGAGCTCAACAATCCTCTCGGCGGTATCCTCATCTATACGAGCCTACTGCTCGAGAAGAGCGCCCGGGATGCCCAGGAGACCCAGGACCTTGAACTGATTCGCGCCGAGACCGAGCGCTGCAAGAAGATCGTCCGCGGCCTGCTCGACTTTTCGCGGCAGACGCGCATCGAGGCCGCTATCGTCGACCTCAACCAGATCCTCGGCAGCACCCTCGCACTGGTGACCCAGCAAGCGATCTTTCACAATATCAAGGTTGAGAAGGAACTTGATCCCTCTCTGCCCAAGGTGTTTGTCGACGTCGGCCAGATCCAGCAGGTGCTGCTCAATATCATCCTCAACGCCGTTGAGGCAATGCAGGATCGTGGCACCCTGACCATCAAAACCCTGCATGATGCGGAGAGGAAGCAGGTTCTGCTGCGCATTCGCGATACCGGCTCGGGAATGACGCCCCAAGTCCGCGAAAAAATCTTCGAGCCCTTTTTCACCACCAAGCCGCGCGGCGTCGGGACGGGGCTGGGGCTCTCGATCGCCTACGGCATCATGCAACGCCACAAGGGGGATATTCTGGTACAGAGCGCTCCGGGGGAGGGCAGTGAGTTCACGCTGGTCCTGCCGGAGGGGGAGGAGATGGTGCTGGCGGATGCGGAACTGGCCGGTATAACGCAATCGTGA